The genome window CGAGGTCACTTAGCCCTCCACCACGTCGCGGCTCGACGAGCAACCCAGCCGGGTGGCTCCGGCCTCGATCATGGCGCGAGCGGTGGCGGTGTCGCGAATACCGCCGGAGGCCTTGACCCCCAGGCGCTCGCCCACCGTCTCACGCATGAGGCGCACGGCGTGCTCGGTGGCCCCGCCCGCCGGGTGGAATCCGGTGGAGGTTTTCACAAAGTCCGCCCCGGCGGCCTCGGCGGCGCGGCAGGACAGCACGATCTGCTCGTCGCTCAGCGCGGCGGCCTCGATGATCACCTTGAGCACCACGCCGGGGGCGGCCTCGCGCACCGCGCGAATATCGCTTTCCACCGCCTGTGCGTCATTATTCTTGGCGGCGGCGATGTTGATCACCATGTCAATCTCCTCGGCACCGTGGGCGGCGGCCAGGGCGGCCTCGGCGGCCTTGATGGAACTGTGGTGCGCCCCGGAGGGGAAGCCGCACACCACCGCCAGGTGCAGGCCCTCGGGGAGGTCGGCGGTCAGCGGCAGGTGCGAGGGGGATACGCACACGGAATAACAGCCCAGGTCGGCGGCCTCGGTGATGAGTTCCGCGATGTCCTGCGCGGTGGCCTCGGGCTTGAGCAGGGTGTGGTCGATCATGCGGGCGATGGTGCTCATGGGGTTTCCTCCTAGTGGTTTTAAGAAATAACGTCGTGTACGAGCGTGCGCGGGGCGGGCGGCCGCTCCCCGATGTGGATACCGGGGGTGATGGATTCCAGCGCGCGTTCCAGGCGCTCCGGGGTATCGGTGTGCAGCGTCGCAATCGGTTGCCCCGGTGCCACCCGTTGCCCGTAATCCACGTGCAATTCTATGCCCGCACCGGCCTGCACCGCGTCCTCCTTGCGCGCCCGTCCCGCGCCCAGTCGCCAGGAACCCACGCCCAGGGCCAGGGCGTCGAGCTTATCGACGAACCCCGTCCCTTCCGCGCGCACCTCGTGCGTGTGCCGCGCGGTGGGCAGCGGGGCGTCAGGGTCGCCGCCCTGGGCGGTGACCATGCGCCGCCAGGTATCCATGGCGCGGCCGCTATCGAGGGCCGATTCCACGTCGGCGTCGGGGACGTCGGCAAGCTCCAGCATGGCGCGCGCTAGGGCGCAGGTGAGTTCGCGCACGTCGGCCGGCCCGCCGCCGCTGAGCACCTCCACGGCCTCGCGCACCTCTAGGGCGTTGCCGATGGTGCGCCCCAGGGGCACCTCCATGTCCGTGAGCAAGGCGCGCGTGGCCACGCCCGCGTCCGCACCGAGGTCCACCATCGTGCGCGCCAACTCCCGCGCGGAGTCCACGTCCCGCATAAAGGCCCCGGAGCCTACCTTGACGTCCAGCACCAGCCCGGAGGTGCCCTCCGCGATCTTCTTGCTCATGATGGAACTGGCGATCAGGGGTATGCAATCCACGGTGGCCGTGACGTCCCGCAGGGCATACAGTTTCCGATCCGCCGGGGCAAGATCACCATTGGCGGCCGCCACCACCGCGCCCACGTCCTCCAGAATCTCCCGCATGCGCCCGGTGCTCATCTCCGGGGACCAGCCGGAGATGGACTCCAACTTATCCAGCGTGCCGCCGGTATGCCCCAGGCCGCGCCCGGAAAGTTGCGGCACCGCCACCCCAAAGCTCGCCACCAGCGGGCCCAGCGGCAGCGTCACCTTATCCCCCACGCCGCCCGTGGAATGCTTATCAACGGTCCTCTTGCTCAAGGTGCGCAGGTCAAGGGTGCTTCCGCTGGCGATCATCGCGCGCGTCCACTGCGCAATCTCGCGGCGATTCATACCCCGCAGGAAGATCGCCATGGCCAGGGCCGCCATCTGCTCCTCGCCCACCACCCCGCGCGTATAGGCGTCTACCACCCAGGCGATCTGAGGTTCCGTCCACTGGCCACCATCGCGCTTGGCGCGGATAATATCCACCACATCAAACTGCTCGGTGCTGCTCATGATCGTGCCTGGCCCCTTCCCGGTGTTTCCTCGCGGCTTCTTTTCTCGCGGTTGCCTACCGTGCCTCGCGCTCATTCGGCGCGGATTAAGTTGGCCGGTTGCCGTATTGAAGTTTATCATCTTTATCAAAACGTAATCCTTGGCTTTTATGGTGACTTTCACCCACCTCCGCACGCGCTGACCAGGAGAAACCATGACCTCCCCGCCCTCCCCCGATACCGCCCGGCGGCTCCTACACGCCGCGCGCGACGCAGCCCGCCGCGCCTGGGTTCCCTACAGCCACTTCCCCGTGGGCACGGCGGTGCTCACCGCCGAGGATCGGGTGATCTCCGGCTGCAACGTAGAAAACGCCGCCTACGGCGAGGCCATCTGCGCCGAGCGCAACGCCGTGACCAGCATGGTCGCCACCACCGAGCGCCCCGAGGGGGCCGCTCCCCCGGCCATTGCCGCCGTGGCTGTGGTGGGCCTGCGCGCCGCGCCCTGCTGGCCCTGCGGGGCCTGCCGCCAGGTGCTGCGCGAGTTCCACTGCCGCTACGTGATCGTGGAGGACGCCTCCGGCGAACCCATCATCGTGGACTTTGAGGAGATCCTGCCCCATTCCTTTGGCCCCGAGGCATTAAGTTCCGCTCCGAAGAATCCCCCGCAGAATCAGGGAGAATAAACAATGGATCGCTTTCAAGGACTCATCGGCATTGCCTGCATCTTTGCTATCATCGTAGCCTTTTCCAGCAGCCGCCGCGATATTAAATGGCGCACCCTGGGCGTGGGCTTTGCCCTCCAGGCGATCTTTGCCCTCCTGGTGCTCAAGTGGGAACCCGGATTCCAGGCCCTCAAGGCCACCGCCAACGGAATATCCAAACTCATCGACTTCACCAACGAGGGCACCAGCTTTGTATTCGGCTCCCTCTTTGACACCGAGGGCAATTCCTTTGTGTTCGCCCTCAACGTGCTGCCCATCATCGTATTCCTGGGCGCGATCATCGGCGGGCTGTACTACCTGCGCGTTTTGCAGTGGTTCGTGGAGATCGTGGGCACCGCACTGAACAAGATCCTGGGCACCTCCAAACTCGAATCCGTGTGGGCCTCCACCGTGATCTTCCTCGGCCAATCCGAGGCACCCCTAGTCATCAAGCCCTGGCTACCCAAACTCACCCGCTCCGAACTCTTCGCCTGCATGGCCGGTGGCTTCGCCTCCGTGGCCGGTTCCACCCTCATCGGCTACTCCCTGCTGGGCGCGCCCCTGGAATACCTGCTGGCCGCCTCCATCATGAACGCCCCCGGCTCCCTCATCGTGGCCAAGGGACTCATGCCGGAGACGGAACAATCCGTGGCCAGCGCCAACGTGCGCGACATTCGGGACACCGAGAACCGCAACCTCATCGACGCCCTGGGGGCCGGGGCGCTCTCCGGCGGGCGCATCGCCGTGACCGTGGCCTGCCTGCTGGTGGCCTTCATCGCGCTCATCGCCATGGCCTCGGCGGCGCTGGGTGGAATCGGGAACCTCTTTGGACAGGAAAACTGGTCCCTCGACGGTCTCTTCGGAATCCTCTTTAGCCCCGTGGCCTGGGCCATCGGCGTGCCCTGGGACGAGGCCTCCCTGGTGGGCAACTTCATCGGGCAAAAGACCATCCTGAACGAGTTTGTGGGCTACACCAGCTTCTCCGAGCACGTGGACACCATGAGCGACAAGGCGATTATGCTCAGCACCTTCGCCCTGGCGGGCTTTGCCAACCTCGCCTCCATCGCCATTCAGATCGGCTCATTCGGGGCGCTCTGCCCGGAGCGGCGTTCCGACGTCGCGGAACTAGGGCTGCGTGCGCTCTTCGCCGGGTTCCTCACCAACATGCTCAACGCGGCGATTGTGGGGGTGGTGGTGTCTTAAAGGAGGGGTGAGCCCTTTGCTCACCCCTCCTTTCTCCGGGAGGCTAATCCTCTAACACATCAATGAAGTAGGCCATCATGGAGTATGTCCGGTCATACGAATCCACCTCCTCGATCACCTCCTCCACATCGACCTCTCCCGGGAGAAACACCTTTTTGATCCCCGGGTCCACCAGCATCATCTTCAGCTTTCCCGTGTCGAATATCGCGTTGATGGACGCGGCGATTTGCTCCCGGGTTGGCTCAAAGGGATCATAGTCAAAGAAACGATATACATCGTACAGGGAGGGCCAGTCCCCGTCCGCTATATATTCTTTTACCCAAGAGTAAAAGTCTTTGCGCATATCCGCTAGCCCTCCATCAACCGCTAAATCAAAGCCGCCTGCACGTAAAACTCCTCCCACGGAGATTCCGTCTCCGCTGGTGTAAGGAGTTCAAAGTTCTCCACCAGCCGCAGGGGCGTGAACTGCTTGCATCTCGCCATGGTAGTGTCTCCCTCCGAGTTCGTCACCCGGCACAGCACATGCGCATCATCGTCCGAAATATCCTGAAAGATCAGATCTGGTTCCTTATCCTGATAGGCATGGGAGCGGATCAGATACTCCGGCCTATAGGGCTGCCAATCACCACCATCCTTGCTACCAATGCTCATGGTGAGGGACATGGGAGTCACCGGGGTAATGGAGGAAAGAACAAGCGACCACACCGCAAACAAGGGCCGGAGGGGTAGACGATCCCCCGTCACCGCCACGGTGAGAAGAAAAGTGGCCCACTCCCTATCCTCCGGGGCCTCGCCCAACATCGCCGGGCGATTGTGATAATCGTGCACCTCCCACAGCGCCGCCGAGCCTACGGGAGCAACGCTTATCTTCCACTCGCACTCCCCGGTGCACGAAAATCCCAGGATTTTCTCGAAATCCCGGAAATCCCGCAGCGGGTCAATATCCTCGTTCAGAACGGTTCCCTGCGGGTAGGAGGCAGCCAACTCCATATTCACCGAAAGACTATCCCCGCCAATCAGCAGGGGTTTCCTTATCCCAAAGTATTCTTCATCGTACATATATCACCGAATAAATATCATAATTGCAGAATGCCAATCACATATCCAAAACAATGAGGTTCATTCACAGCCCCCACTTGCCGGTAATGCAGCATCTTCACAGTCGCTTGACCAGGGTTAAGATCGGTGGAAGTTTCACCTTAGCAGTCCTGTGAATAAACATCAATAATCGATCTTTAATTTCTATAATTTACAATCACCTCATCATACCTTCCATGAATACTCCTCCACAAACGAGGGACAATAAAACAGAAGATCCAATAAGATCCACGGCTGGGATCGTTTAATTCTGCATGGCAGAAAATAATAATCATAGAAATCGCTCTCCTAAACGATTCAAGGAATGCCCACCCAATGACAGTATAGAATAATATTGACAATACCATAAAATAGCGTGTTTCATATTTAAATATGTCGGATATAGGAATTAGCGAGAATAGTAATAGTAGTGACGTAAATGAGGCAAGTGTTGCAAATATAGATAAAATATAGGATAATGTTAGCAAAAATGGCCTGTCGACCTCAATTTGGTTAGATTTTGAGACTGGAATGTACCATAAGTATACTCCGAAAACCTTTTTTGGCACATACAATATATTGCAGGTAGGTCGGAAGGGGTCCGTGAAAAATAAAATTACATCTACCAAAACAATTGGAAATGCCAGTATCACCGATATGGAAATGCAGTCCTTGATGGTTTCATCTAATTTAAAAAATTTAGTCACAGCCAGGCCGATCAAGCAAACCGATATTACAAAAATTCGAACAGCAATACTCCAAAAATTTATTTTTTTATAAGCTGATATCATAGATAACCCCGCCAGGGGGAACCGGATATATTTAAACCATAAAAAGCATGACTGATTGCAGAATGCCCGGAAAATATTACTCAACTTTTTCCATAGAGAATTTTTGCTATTTATATCTTGGACAGCCTCTAAGAGATTAGATCCGATCTCCCCCCTTTCCACAACCTCCATAGCTTCATTAAGGTCACGGGGATAAGGACAGGACAATGAAAGAAATATGGAGAATATATAAAATATAATTGAGTAAAATATTATAATCATATCATCATTACGGATCCCGAATAATACAATCGTCATCCATAATATCAAATACATAAGAATAGATAACGATATAGCTGATGACCTTAGATGTTTGACAAGAAAAAATTTTCTTACATTTTCCTGACTTAACCCCCCTCTCGCGCCCGTCGATGCTTTAAAATAAATAACAAGATTTATAGATATAGTAGTTGCCAGCGTTGCTACCGGAATTTCCATATAGAATACTTTACCCAGATCAAAGCCAGACCCAAATATTCCACCATGTCGAGTCCAAATATATCTCCCGTTAGTTATATCTTTTGTAAATAAAAATGGAAAAAATGCAACGGGAGACAATATTGAAATTAAAAATGTTGCCCACTTACTACCTTTAATATTTCTATTTTCCATATGCAGTATGGTTGATTCTTTACGATTCTCCATAAATTGATAGTATCATACTGAAGTTTTATGGTAAAGCTGTTCACGCACTGTCCACCCACCATTCACCTCCACCCCCTACCATCACCCCCATGACTGTTTCCCGTCGTCTCTTCCTGGCTTCCTCTGGCCTCGCCACCGCCAGCACTCTCCTCCCCCACACACCCACCGCAGCCTCCTCTAATCCACAAGCCGTCTCCCCGCTCTCCTCCTCTTTCGGTGGCCTTATCCCCGAACGCCCCTCCCTCACGCACGGCGTGGCCTCGGGCGATATTCGCCCCGATGGTGCCCTGATCTGGACTCGTGCCGATCGCCCCAGCCGCCTCATCGTGGAGGTCTCCCCCACCGATTCCTTTCATAATCCCCGCCGCTTCACCGGCATGACCATGACCCCGCAGTCCGATCACACCGGCAAACTCCGCCTGGTGGGCCTCAATACCGATTCCGATGTTCATTACCGGGTGTTCGCCCAGGACCTCGATACCGGCCTGCTCTCCGAGCCGGTGCAGGGGACGTTTCGCACCGCGCCGTCGAAAAGCAGGAATATCCGCTTCCAGTGGTCGGGCGATGTGGCTGGCCAGGGCTACGGTATCAATCCCGATCTTGGGGGTTGGACGGCGTGGTCAAAGATGGCGGAGCGCAACCCGGACTTTTTTATTCATTCCGGGGATACCATCTATGCGGATAATAAGATCGAGGAATCGGTGACGCTGCCCGACGGTCGCCTGTGGCGCAATATCCTCACGGAGGCGAAGTCCCGCGTGGCGCAGAGCCTGGACGATTATCGCGGTAATTACGCCTATAACCTCATGGACGCGCATTATCGCCATTTCAATTCCCACGTGCCGCAGATCGTGCAGTGGGACGATCATGAGACGGTGAATAACTGGTATCCGGGCGAGGTGCTCGATCTCCCGGAGTATCAGGTAAAGGACGTGAATACCCTGGCCGGGTGGGCGCACCAGGCTTTCCACGAGTGGCAGCCCACCGATCAGAGCATGGCGGTGGACGGGCGCATTTATCGCAAGATTTCCTATGGGCCGCTGCTGGATATTTTTGTGCTGGACATGCGTTCCTATAAGGACGATAACGAACTGAATCATCGCGGTACCAAGGCCGATGGCGCAATCCTGGGCGAGCAGCAGGAGAAGTGGCTGATCCAAGGCCTGCAATCCTCCACCGCCACTTGGAAAGTGGTGGCGAACGATCTTCCGCTGGGAATCATCGTGCCGGACGGCAAGAGCGGCAATCAGGAGGGCGTGGCCAGTGGCGGGCCGGGTGTTCCGGTGGGGCGTGAATCGGAGATCGCCCGCGTGCTGCACGCGATCAGGCAGGTGCGCAACGTCGTGTGGCTGACCGCCGATGTGCATTACACCGCCGCGCACCACTATCACCCGGATCGTGCGGCATTCCAGGAGTTCTCGCCGTTCTGGGAGTTTGTGTCCGGCCCGCTGCAAGCCGGGGCCTTTGGTCCGAATGAGATGGATTCCACCTTTGGCCCGGAGGTGATGTACGTGCATGCCCCGGAGGAGCCCAATCAATCACCCCTGGACGATTTCCAGCACTTTGGTGAGGTGGATATTGACGGCCAGAGCAAAGAAATGACGGTCAAACTGCTCACCACCCAGGGCACGGAACTCTACCGGATAACCCTGCCCGCGGAGTAAGTCCCCCTACTTCAAGGCAAACACAAGAAAGCCGCCCCGGCACAAAGTTCCTTAAAGAACTCCCGGAGCGGCTTTCCCCGTTTCCACGGGAAAGAAATTACTCGGCGGACTCGGCCTCGGCGTCCTGCTCGCCAGCCTCGGCGGCGGCCTTCTCCGCAGCCAGCTTCTCGGCTGCGGCCTTGGCCTCCTTCTCCTCCTTGGCCTTGCGCTTCTTCTCCACCACATCGTCCACGGAGGGGCCGTTGTTGGCCTCGGCCAGGGCCTCGTTGAACAGGTCCAGCTTGGACTTCTTCTCCGGGGCCACCTTCAGGGTACCCTCGGCACCCTCAATGCCCTTGAACTTCTGCCAGTCGCCGGTGACCTTGAGCAGGGCCAGCACGGGCTCGGTGGGCTGAGCGCCCACGCCCAGCCAGTACTGGGCGCGCTCGGAGTCGATCTTGATGACGGAGGGGTTCTCCTTGGGCTCGTAGATGCCGATGTTCTCGATCACCTTGCCGTCGCGGCGGGTGCGAGCGTCCGCGATCACCACGCGGTAGTGCGGGGTGCGGATCTTGCCGAGGCGCTGGAGCTTGATCTTGACAGCCATGCTGGTGTGTCCTTTTCTGTTGGTCACTGGGCAGTTCAGGCACCCACCCAGGTGGGGCGGGCCGGTTCAACCCTTGGATTAGCCTGCGCGTGATCCTGCTGGTCGGCCGTGGCCGGGAACAGCGTCACGCAGGAATGTTCTCGCGCTGCCCACGCGGGGCAACCTGAAAGATACTACTACAGCGGACGCGCCCAGCGCTACTTGGCCTTACTTACCCTTGCCCTGCCCAAAGTCCAGGTTGTTGAGGTCGATGTTCTCCATGCCCTTGGGCATCTTGGGCATTCCCTTGGCTAGTTTGCCCAGGCCACCCAGTCCGGGCATACCGCCCCCGGCCTCCATCTGCTGCTGCAACTGCTGGAGTTGCGCCATATCCGGCATTCCGGCACCCATTCCCCCCATGCCGGGCATGCCACCGGGCATCTTGGGCGGGGTGGGCCCCTTCTTGGCGGGCTTGCGCTTGCCATTCTTGCCCTTGCGCCCCTTGGGCTTCTTCTTGGTGGCCGAGCGCATGCCGCCGCCCATGCCAAACTGTCCGGCCATCTTGCCCATCATCTTCTTGGCCTCAAAGAACCGCTCTACCAGTTGGTTCACGTCGGAGACCTCCACGCCGGAACCCGCGGCGATGCGCTTGCGGCGCGAGGCGTTAAGGATCTTGGGATTCTCCCGCTCCTGCGGGGTCATACCGCGAATGATGGCCTGGATACGGTCGAGTTGCTTCTCATCGACCATGTCCGCCATCTGGTTCATCTGCTTGCCGCCGGGCAGCATTTTCAGCAGGTTGCCGATGGGCCCCATGCGGCGGATCATCAGCATTTGATCCAGGAAGTCCTCCAGGGTGAGTTCCCCGGTGCCAATCTTCTGGGCGGTGGCCTCCGCCTGCTGCTGGTCAAAGACGGTCTCCGCCTGCTCAATCAGGGAGAGCATATCGCCCATGCCCAGGATTCGGCTGGCCATGCGCTCGGGGTGGAATACGTCAAAGTCCTCTAGCTTCTCACCCGTGGAGGCAAAGAGAATGGGCTTGCCGGTGACCTCGCGGATGGACAGCGCGGCACCGCCGCGCGCGTCGCCGTCGAGCTTGGTGAGCACCACGCCGGTGAAGTCCACGCCGTCGCGGAAAGCCTCGGCGGTGCTCACGGCGTCCTGGCCGATCATGGAGTCGATGACAAAGAGCACCTCATCGGGCTGCACGGCGTCGCGGATATTGCGGGCCTGGGTCATCAATTCCTCGTCGATACCCAGGCGGCCTGCGGTATCCACGATCACCACGTCGTGCTGGGCGCGGCGGGCCTCCTGAATACCGGCCTGGGCCACGGCCACGGGATCGCCGTGGGAGGTGCCCATCTCATGCTCCGAGGAGTCGATGGAGGTGCCGGGATCGGGGGCAAAGGTGGGCACGCCCGCGCGCTCGCCCACGATCTGCAACTGCTGCACGGCACCGGGGCGCTGGAGATCGCAGGCCACCAGCATGGGGGTGTGGCCCTGCTTTTCCAGGTGCTTGGCTAACTTTCCGGCCAGGGTGGTCTTACCCGCACCCTGCAAACCCGCGAGCATGATCACGGTGGGTGGGTTCTTGGCCAGGTTGAGCCTGCGGGTCTCCCCGCCGAGGATCCCGGTGAGTTCCTCATTGACGATCTTGATGACCTGCTGCGCGGGATTAAGCGCCTGGGAGACCTCCGCCCCGCCCGCGCGTTCCTTGATTCTCTTGATAAAGCCCCGCACCACGGGGAGGGAGACGTCCGCCTCTAGCAGTGCCAGGCGGATTTCCCGCGCGGTGGCGTTAATATCGGCGTCGGTGAGTTTGCCCTTTCCACGGATACCGCTGAGCGCTCCGGAAAGGCGATCGGACAAAGACTCAAACACGTTGGTGCTGCTCCCTCGGAGAAATACGGGTTATTCACTGCTTGGTTTAGTCTACGTTACCGCCCATAGCGCGGGCGATCTCGCGTTCCACCGCCCCGTGATCGGCGCGCTCGCGCCCCAGCCTCGCCTGCACGATCATGGTGCCACCCACGTTGCGCATGGTCAGCCACTGCGCCGGGGCCAGCGCCGCGGCCACCGCGCCGAGCGCACCCACGCTATCGGTGGTGCGCACCTCCACCACCGCGCCGTACCAGTACGTATCCGTGTGCGGGGAGGTCACCTCGGGCAGGTCGCGGTAGACCCCAGATTGATAGGCATGCACGAAGTCCCCGGTATCCAGGGTGGCGTGCACGGTGGAACGCACCTCAAACTCCGCGTGTACCTGGCCGGTGTCCTGGGTGAGGATGCGGGCGGCGTCGATAGTCCAGGCCTTGGCCGCGATCACGGCGAGCACGTCGCTTAGGCCCTTGCCCTCGGTGGAGCGCCAGTACACGGTGCGGTCCCGGATACCGATGTTTGCGGGCGCGCTGACCAGCGGCGGGGTGGGCGAAAGCGCGGTGAGATGGCGGCGCGCCCGCCCGCTGAGTTCCGCGATGCCGTGGGCCAAGCGGCGGTTCCACACCCCCGGCCCCGTGGCCTGCGCGTCTGCCGGGGCCAGGGCGGTGAGGAGTTCCAGGGTGAGCAGGTCATAATGCACGGCGCGCAGCAGTTCATCGACCGTCTCCTCCGCGCCGGTATCGCGGGTGGCCACCAGCCGGGCCAGGGTCGTGTGCTCGGCCACGAGGGTCTGCACGCAACTGCGCTCCCGGAGGTTGAGTCCCAGGCGGGTGCCCATGCGCGCCACGAGTTCCGCGCCCACGAGTTCGTGCGGGCGGGAGCGCCCCTTGCCGATGTCGTGGTACAGCGCGGCGAGCAGCAGCAGGTCGGGGCGAGCCACCGTGGTCTTGGCCGAGGCGCACCGCGCCAACACCCCCAGGGTGTGCTCGTCGATGGTGTGGCTGTGGCTGGGCTCGGCGGGCATGCGGCCGCGAATGTGCGCCCACTCCGGCACCACCCTCTCCCACAGGCCGCGCGCGTCCATCTGGCGGATCACCGGGGCGCTATGCTCCGGGGAGTTCAGCAAGGAAAGAAAGTCCAGGGCCGCCTGGCGGGTGAGGCGCTCCGGCAGCGGGGGCAGGACCGCCAACTGCGCCCAGGTGCGCGGGGCCACGGGCAATCCGGTGCGGGCTGCCGACGCCCCCACCCGCAGCAACAGCGCGGGATCGTCCAGGCGGGGCTGGCGGGCCAGCACGATCTCCCCGCTATCCTCCACCACATCCACATCCAGGGGGCGACGGATACGCTTGCGGGTGCGGGTGACCAGGAGGTCCCGCGCCTGGGCCAGGGCGGCGGTGAGTTCCTCCTCCACCCGGCGGGCCCCCGCCGCCAGGGCGCGGCCCAGGGCGTAGCGATCCGCAAAGCCCAGGTCGAGCGCGATCTCGGCGGCAAACTCGGGGTCGAGCACGTCCCGACGCCGCCGGGCCTGCCGATGCAGGTGCGCGCGGACGTCGAGAAGCAAGGCCCGCTCCGCGCTGAGGTCGGGCATATCGCACACGTTGCCCAGAGCCAGGGCGCGCAACAGTTCTATGTCCCGCAGGCCGCCGCGCCCGTGTTTGAGATCGGGGCGGGTCATGGTGACCAGGGAGCCGGAGCGACGCCACCGCGCGATCGCGGTATCTACCACGGCGGTGAAGTTGCGGCTGAGTTCCCGCCGCCAGGTGCGCAGCACCCGCTCCCGGCACCGCGCGCTCAGGGCCTCCTCCCCGCGCAGGTGGCGCAGATCGAGCAGCGCCAGGGCGGCGGTGACCTCCTGGGTGATGAGTTCCGCGCAGTCGGTGGGACTGCGCACCGAATGATCCAGGCGCTGGCCCGCGTCCCAGATGGGATACCACAGGCGCTCCACCTGTTCCCGGCTGGGCGAGCTGCCCTCCGGGTGCAGCAGAATCAGATCAATATCGGAGTACTCCGTGGCCTCTCCCCTGGCCACGGAGCCGGTGGCCGCCAGCGCGCAGCCCTCCGGCACCTCCAGGCTCTCCAGCAGGTGCTTCACAGGGCCTCGTGATCGCGCTCCCCGGTGCGCACCCGCACCACCTGCTCCACCGGGCTCACCCACACCTTGCCATCTCCCACCTTGCCGGTGTGCGCCGCCTCGGTGATCGCGGTGACCACCTCGTCGAGGGATTCATCCTCGATGAGCACCTCCACCTTCACCTTGGGCACGAACTCCGTGGCGTACTCCGCGCCCCGGTAGAGTTCCGTGTGCCCGCGCTGCTGACCAAAGCCCTGGGTCTCGGTGACGGTCATGCCGTAAATGCCCAGTGCGTCCAGGCTCTCCCGAATATCGGACAAGGTAAAGGGCTTGACCACTGCGGTAACGAGTTTCATTCCTGCTCTCCTTCGCGCTTGAGCGGTGTGTCCACGCTGCACAATCCTACTTTGTTCCGGCGATGTCATAGGCGGATTCCGCGTGCTCGGCGTAATCCACGCCGTTGTATTCCTCTTCCTTGCCCACGCGCCAACCCATCGTGGCCTCCAAGACCAGGGCGATCACGGCGGTGAGCAGGCCGGAGAACAGCACTGCCACCACGGCAATGACGATCTGCACCACGGTGAGCTTGAGGTCCCCCAGCAGGATTCCTATGCCCACCGTGCCCCACAGCCCGGCCACCAGGTGCACGCCCACCACGTCAAGGGAATCGTCATACCCAAAGCGGAACTTCAGGCTCACCGCCAGGCAGGCCAGCACGCCGCCCACCGCACCCAGCACCAGGGAGGTCATGGGGTTGAGCGCGCCCGCCGCCGGGGTGATGGCCACCAGGCCCGCCACGATTCCCGACGCCGCGCCCAGCGACGTCGCGTGCCCGTAGCGCACCCGCTCCGTGGCCAGCCAGGCCAGCAGGCCCGCCGCCGCTGCGGCGGCGGTATTCACCCAAGCCAGGGCCGCCGTGGCGTCGGGAGCCAGGGCGGAACCGGCGTTGAAGCCACACCACCCGAACCACAGCAGCGCCGCACCCAGCATGACCATCGGCAGGTTGTGCGGGCGGGTGACC of Corynebacterium sp. 21KM1197 contains these proteins:
- the ffh gene encoding signal recognition particle protein; translated protein: MFESLSDRLSGALSGIRGKGKLTDADINATAREIRLALLEADVSLPVVRGFIKRIKERAGGAEVSQALNPAQQVIKIVNEELTGILGGETRRLNLAKNPPTVIMLAGLQGAGKTTLAGKLAKHLEKQGHTPMLVACDLQRPGAVQQLQIVGERAGVPTFAPDPGTSIDSSEHEMGTSHGDPVAVAQAGIQEARRAQHDVVIVDTAGRLGIDEELMTQARNIRDAVQPDEVLFVIDSMIGQDAVSTAEAFRDGVDFTGVVLTKLDGDARGGAALSIREVTGKPILFASTGEKLEDFDVFHPERMASRILGMGDMLSLIEQAETVFDQQQAEATAQKIGTGELTLEDFLDQMLMIRRMGPIGNLLKMLPGGKQMNQMADMVDEKQLDRIQAIIRGMTPQERENPKILNASRRKRIAAGSGVEVSDVNQLVERFFEAKKMMGKMAGQFGMGGGMRSATKKKPKGRKGKNGKRKPAKKGPTPPKMPGGMPGMGGMGAGMPDMAQLQQLQQQMEAGGGMPGLGGLGKLAKGMPKMPKGMENIDLNNLDFGQGKGK
- a CDS encoding [protein-PII] uridylyltransferase, which gives rise to MKHLLESLEVPEGCALAATGSVARGEATEYSDIDLILLHPEGSSPSREQVERLWYPIWDAGQRLDHSVRSPTDCAELITQEVTAALALLDLRHLRGEEALSARCRERVLRTWRRELSRNFTAVVDTAIARWRRSGSLVTMTRPDLKHGRGGLRDIELLRALALGNVCDMPDLSAERALLLDVRAHLHRQARRRRDVLDPEFAAEIALDLGFADRYALGRALAAGARRVEEELTAALAQARDLLVTRTRKRIRRPLDVDVVEDSGEIVLARQPRLDDPALLLRVGASAARTGLPVAPRTWAQLAVLPPLPERLTRQAALDFLSLLNSPEHSAPVIRQMDARGLWERVVPEWAHIRGRMPAEPSHSHTIDEHTLGVLARCASAKTTVARPDLLLLAALYHDIGKGRSRPHELVGAELVARMGTRLGLNLRERSCVQTLVAEHTTLARLVATRDTGAEETVDELLRAVHYDLLTLELLTALAPADAQATGPGVWNRRLAHGIAELSGRARRHLTALSPTPPLVSAPANIGIRDRTVYWRSTEGKGLSDVLAVIAAKAWTIDAARILTQDTGQVHAEFEVRSTVHATLDTGDFVHAYQSGVYRDLPEVTSPHTDTYWYGAVVEVRTTDSVGALGAVAAALAPAQWLTMRNVGGTMIVQARLGRERADHGAVEREIARAMGGNVD
- a CDS encoding P-II family nitrogen regulator, which gives rise to MKLVTAVVKPFTLSDIRESLDALGIYGMTVTETQGFGQQRGHTELYRGAEYATEFVPKVKVEVLIEDESLDEVVTAITEAAHTGKVGDGKVWVSPVEQVVRVRTGERDHEAL